In the genome of Pseudoliparis swirei isolate HS2019 ecotype Mariana Trench chromosome 3, NWPU_hadal_v1, whole genome shotgun sequence, one region contains:
- the nectin3b gene encoding nectin-3-like protein isoform X1, translated as MLPSHQRSYLGQQGKLALFHLLCSITGVCASQVVVPERVNAVLGKNVTLQCKVEVGSNLTLTQSSWERRLPSGSVTVAVYNPQYGISIPPEYIHRLYFRSPSSHDATIVLGNVGYADVGIYTCKVATFPLGNTQDSTTVNVLVEPKVYISAGSSALIDGGNDTVVATCIAERARPPAEVSWESNLFGQSEVQLFDEANGTTSTQVSYLWQPTRHVQGHALTCVVRHPALQSDFRIPYQLNVQFAPDISVVGYDGDWYIGREHVQMTCKANANPPPNHFRWIRLDSEMQEGVEIMNSTLLFLRPLQRNDSGVYRCEVANEINLRSQDVRILIQDPPTMPSTITAPVLTGSASSTLVDDKGHVLRSSPTREALPESNLGSIVGGAVGGALFLLLLLSLVGVCYLRKQQTFHGNYYTKQYLGPSDLQKAPTQHELHPTKAGSSSHHQDHDREEWGDRQLKREHNRRHHSNYNGEEYPSNGYTRAMRESSHLGNRQDPRREHAQYSSPRQARCAKTPHSPKPQRNGPPYLSDGCYDSGPEGDYVAHTDGSVISRREWYV; from the exons ATGTTACCGTCTCACCAGCGGAGTTACCTCGGACAGCAGGGCAAGCTTGCGTTATTCCACCTTTTGTGCAGCATTACAG GCGTGTGTGCCAGTCAGGTGGTGGTGCCTGAGAGGGTGAATGCTGTGCTGGGGAAGAATGTGACGCTCCAGTGCAAGGTGGAAGTGGGTTCAAACCTTACTCTTACTCAGAGTTCCTGGGAGCGCCGTCTGCCATCAGGCTCCGTCACCGTCGCCGTCTACAACCCTCAGTATGGCATCTCCATCCCTCCAGAGTATATCCACCGCTTGTATTTTCGCTCGCCCTCCTCGCATGACGCCACCATTGTCTTGGGAAACGTGGGCTACGCTGATGTCGGCATCTATACCTGTAAGGTTGCCACGTTTCCTCTTGGAAACACTCAGGACTCCACGACCGTCAATGTACTTG TGGAGCCGAAAGTCTACATATCTGCAGGTTCATCTGCTTTGATCGACGGTGGCAATGACACCGTGGTGGCCACTTGTATTGCTGAGCGAGCCCGGCCCCCTGCTGAGGTGTCCTGGGAGTCCAACCTTTTTGGACAGTCAGAAGTGCAGCTATTTGACGAAGCCAACGGCACAACCAGCACACAAGTGAGCTACCTTTGGCAGCCAACACGTCATGTCCAGGGCCACGCACTCACCTGTGTTGTCCGCCACCCGGCCCTGCAGAGTGACTTCAGGATCCCCTACCAACTCAATGTGCAGT TTGCTCCTGATATCTCTGTTGTGGGCTATGATGGAGACTGGTATATTGGTCGGGAACACGTTCAAATGACGTGCAAAGCCAATGCAAACCCACCGCCTAATCACTTCAGATGGAtcag ATTGGACAGTGAAATGCAAGAAGGGGTGGAAATAATGAACAGCACTTTGCTCTTCCTGCGTCCCCTCCAGCGGAACGACTCTGGAGTTTACAGGTGTGAGGTTGCCAATGAGATCAACCTCCGCAGTCAGGATGTGCGCATTCTCATACAAG ATCCTCCCACCATGCCTTCCACCATTACTGCTCCCGTCCTAACTGGCTCTGCCTCCTCCACCTTAGTCGATGATAAGGGGCATGTTCTTCGCAGCTCCCCCACGCGTGAAGCCCTACCTGAGAGTAATCTAGGTTCCATAGTGGGTGGGGCAGTGGGTGGGGCCTTGtttctgctcctgctgctgtctCTGGTTGGCGTGTGTTACCTACGGAAACAGCAAACCTTCCACGGGAACTACTACACCAAGCAGTATCTGGGGCCCAGTGACCTCCAGAAAGCCCCCACGCAGCATGAGCTCCACCCGACTAAAGCTGGAAGCAGCTCGCACCATCAGGACCACGACCGAGAGGAGTGGGGCGACCGCCAGCTCAAACGGGAGCATAACCGCCGTCACCATAGCAACTACAACGGAGAAGAGTATCCCTCTAATGGCTACACTAGGGCAATGAGGGAGAGCAGTCATCTCGGCAATCGGCAGGATCCCCGACGGGAACACGCGCAGTATTCTAGTCCACGGCAAGCCAGATGTGCCAAAACCCCTCATTCACCGAAACCACAGAGAAACGGCCCCCCCTACCTGTCAGATGGCTGCTACGATAGTGGGCCTGAGGGGGATTATGTCGCTCACACAGACGGCTCTGTCATCTCGCGTAGGGAGTGGTACGTTTGA